A stretch of DNA from Deltaproteobacteria bacterium:
TGGACCTCGACTTTTTCGAGGCGGCCTTGACACAGGGGGCCGGATCGTTATTTTTCCAATCTTTGGTCAAGCGTATTATGCCTTCAAGCAGGAGCTTTCATGGTCAGCAATTCTGTATTTGTCATCGAGAATACCGGCCGCGGCGAGCGGATGTACGATATTTATTCCCGTCTGCTCAAGGATCGCATCGTGTTGTTGGGCACGCCCATCGACGATCATGTCGCCAATTCCATTTGCGCCCAACTTTTGTTTTTGGAGTCCGAGAGTCCGGAAAAACAGATCAACATGTATATCAATTCTCCGGGCGGCTCCGTGACGGCGGGCATGGCCATTTATGATACCATGCAGTATATTTCGGCTCCCGTGGCCACCCTTTGCATCGGTCAGGCCGCGAGCATGGCCGCGGTACTGCTGGCCGCCGGGGCCAAGGGAATGCGATACAGCCTGCCGCATTCCCGGATCATGATCCATCAGCCCATGGGCGGATTCCAGGGTCAGGCCACGGACATCGCCATCCAGGCCAAGGAAATTATCCGGTTGCGTGGCGAACTGAATGGAATTTTGTCGCGGCACACCGGGCAGTCGCTTGAAAAGGTGGAACAAGATACGGAACGGGATTATTTCATGAGTGGCGAGGAAGCCAGCGCCTACGGATTGATCGATCAGGTTCTTGCTTCGCGTAAAGAGTTGGAATAATTCGGTATTAAAGTACGAGGTTATTTATGGCGGACAGAAAGAAAAGGACGGGGAAGGATTTGTGTTGTTCCTTTTGCGGGAAGACCCAGGACGAGGTGCAACGGCTCATCGCCGGGCCTGAAGTCTATATTTGCAACGAATGCATCGCCCTGTGCGACGACATTCTGAAGAATGACAACCGCAAGGAGGATTTGGATTCCTCGGACATCCCGCTACCGCAGGAAATCAAGGCCGCCTTGGATGACTATGTGATCGGACAGGATGATGCCAAGAAAATTTTGTCCGTGGCGGTGTACAACCATTACAAGCGGATCAAGTACCATGCCCGGAGCAAGGACGATGTCGAGCTGGACAAGAGCAATATCCTGCTCATTGGGCCGACCGGCTCGGGCAAGACGCTTTTGGCCCAGACCTTGGCCCGTATTCTGAAAGTTCCCTTCGCCATCGCCGACGCCACCACCCTGACCGAGGCCGGTTATGTCGGGGAGGATGTCGAGAATATTTTGGTGCAGTTGGTCCAGAACGCGGACTACGATCTGGAGGCAGCCGCCAAGGGCATCATTTATGTGGACGAGATCGACAAAATTTCCCGTAAGTCCGATAGCCCGTCCATCACTCGCGACGTTTCCGGAGAAGGGGTGCAGCAGGCCCTGCTCAAGATCATTGAGGGCACGGTGGCCAACATCCCGCCCAAGGGTGGACGCAAGCATCCGCAGCAGGAGTTCATCCGTCTGGACACGTCCAACATCCTGTTCATCGTCGGCGGTGCCTTCATCGGTCTGGAGGACATGGTCAAGCAACGGGTGCGGGGATCGAGCATGGGCTTTGGAGCCAAGGTCCGGAGCAAGGACGACGACAAGACGGACAGTCTGCTCAAGCAGGTCCACCCCATGGATTTGATCCGCTATGGGCTTATTCCGGAGTTCACGGGCCGTATTTCCGTGATCACGTCCTTGACGGAATTGACCGAGGCGGATCTGGTGCGCATTCTTCAAGAACCACGAAATGCCCTCATCAAGCAGTACCAGAAAATGTTCGAGCTGGAGGACGTGGAACTCAAGTTCACGGCCAATTCGCTCAAGGCCGTGGCCGGCAGGGCCATCAAGCTCGAAACCGGGGCGCGGGGTCTGCGTTCCGTCATGGAGTCCATCATGCTCGACATCATGTACACCCTCCCGTCCATGAAGAATGTCAGCGAATGCGTCATCAACCGCGCCGTGGTGGAGGAAGGCAAGGAGCCGCTCCTGCTTTTCAAACCCGAGGCCAAGAGCGCCTGAGGTCATTGGACCGCAACCAGCGAGAGAGACTATGTCCGACGCCATTGTTTTCGAGAAATCCTCCCCGGACGCCATGATCCTGCCAGTCATGTCCCTGCGGGAAGTTGTCATGTTCCCGAAATCCATTGTCCCGCTTTTCGTGGGACGGGAAAGCTCCATCAAGGCCATCGAGATGGCCCTGGACAAGTACGACAAGAAGATATTTCTGGTCGCGCAACGGGACCCCGCCCAGGAGCGGCCCACCGAGGACGGCCTCTACGAGATCGGGACCATCAGCAAGGTGCTGCAGATGCTCCGTCTGCCGGATGGAACCATCAAGGTTTTGTTCGAAGGACTGAGCCGGGCGGCCTGGGATCGGGACAAGGGGCTCATGTCCTTGGACGAGATCCAAATGGTGCTGGCCACGCCCGTGCCCGATGCCGGCGGGTCGGTCTTGGAAAGCGAGGCCATTGTCCGCGCCACGCACGAGGCCATCGATGAATATGCCCAGGTCAACCGCAAGTTGGCCAAGGAAACCATTCTGGCCATCAACAGCGTGCAGCAGCCGGGCCGCTTGGCCGATTCCGTCGCGCCGCATCTCAAGGCCAGTTTTGACCGCAAGCAGGAAGTGCTGGAGATCCGCAATCCGGTCCAGCGTCTGGAACGGGTCTACGAATTGATCCAGGAGGAGATCGAAATCTTTTCCTTGGAAAAGAAGATCAAGGGCCGGGTCAAGAAGCAGATGGAGGAGAACCAGAAAGACTACTATCTGGGCGAGCAGCTCAAGGCCATTCATAAGGAAATGGGGCGGGATTTCGATCCCAAGGCCGACCTGGAAGAGTTGGAGGCCAAGCTCAAGGACAAGGACATGCCCGACGACGCTCGGGAAAAGGCCATGGCCGAGCTCAAGAAGCTGCGCCAGACGCCGCCGTCGTCGGCCGAGTACGCGGTATTGCGCAATTACGTGGATTGGATTTTGGCGTTGCCCTGGAGTGTGGTCCGCGGCGTGGAGATCGATTTGGTCGAAGCCCAGAAGATTTTGGACGGCGATCACTATGGTTTGGAGAAACCCAAGGAACGCATCCTCGAATATCTGGCCGTGCAGGCGTTGGTGAAAAAGCTGCGCGGGCCGATTTTGTGCCTGGTGGGCCCTCCGGGCGTGGGCAAGACCTCGCTGGCGAAATCCATAGCCAGGGCCACGGGTCGGGAATTCGTTCGCCTCTCCCTGGGTGGGGTGCGTGACGAGGCTGAAATCCGTGGACATCGCCGGACGTATGTCGGCGCCATGCCCGGCAAGATCATCCAGTCATTGAAGCGAGTTGCGTCCAATAATCCGGTTTTCTGCCTGGATGAAGTGGACAAGATGAGCATGGATTTTCGTGGCGATCCGTCGGCCGCCCTGCTTGAAGTGCTCGATCCGGAACAGAACAGCGCCTTCAATGACCATTACCTGGACATGGACTACGATCTGTCGTCCATTTTTTTCATTACAACGGCCAATTCCCTGCAGACTATCCCCTTGCCTCTTCAGGACCGCATGGAGATCATCACCATCCCCGGTTATCTGGAAACCGAGAAAGAGCGCATCGCCACGGATTTTCTCGTGCCCAAGCAGCTCGAGCAGCATGGGCTCAAGCCCGAGAATCTGACTCTGTCCAAGGGCGCGGTGCTGGAAATCATCCGTCGTTACACGCGTGAGTCCGGAGTGCGCAATCTGGAACGCGAGCTGGCCTCGATCTGCCGCAAGGTCGCCCGGCATCTGGTCGAGGAAAAGGACATGGACAAGAACGTCTCCATCAGCAAGACCATGCTGGGGTCGTATCTCGGCGTGCCCAAGGTGCGCTATGGATTGCGCGAGGAGCAGGCGCAGGTGGGCGTGACCACCGGACTGGCCTGGACCCAGACCGGCGGCGAGTTGCTCATTGTCGAGGTGGCGCTCATGCCGGGCACGGGCAAAATCGAGATCACCGGAAAACTGGGCGATGTCATGCAGGAGTCGGCCAAGGCCGCGGTCAGCTACATCCGTTCACGATCCGAGCTTTTCGGACTGAAGCGGGATTTTCACAAGGAAGTCGATATCCATATCCATGTGCCCGAAGGCGCCACGCCCAAGGACGGACCGTCGGCCGGCATCACCCTGGCCACATGTCTGGCCTCGGCCCTGCTGGATATCCCGGTTCGAAACGACGTGGCCATGACCGGTGAAATCACGTTGCGGGGACGGATTTTGCCCATTGGTGGCTTGCGTGAAAAATTGTTGGCCGCCCATCGGGGTCTTATCTCTCGCGTTTTGGTGCCCAAGGAAAACGAACGCGACTTGAAGGATGTGCCCAAGGCCATTCTCAAGGAGCTGGAGATCGTCTTGGTGGATAATATGGACGAAGTGCTGTGCGCGGCCCTGAAGGACGTGACCAAGGAATCGTTATTCTCGGGCGCGGCGGATTTTACGCCTGTCTGCAGGGCATTGCACAAGGAGCAGGGTCTTCCCAACACGCATTGAAAAGCCGGCCGGTAACGACCGGCTTTTTCGATCAAAGTCCTTTTTTCCTCTTGCTCTTCAAAGCCCAGGCCTTAATTGAGTGAATCCTGTTCACCTTGCCTAGGCGGTAGTCCGGTTTTGGGTATCGCCGGCTTCAAACCCTGGAGTGACGCATATGATCAGACGAGAAAACGTGGTGACCTTCATGGGCAATCCCTTGGTCCTGCTCGGGCAGGAACTGCGGGCGGGCATGCCCGCTCCGGATTTTTCCGTTGTCGACAATGATCTGGGTCCGGTGACCTTGGCCGACTGCGCGGGCAAGGTCACGGTTATTTCGGCCGTGCCGTCCCTGGACACGCCTGTGTGCGACATGGAGACCCGGCGTTTCAATCAGGAGGCTCAAGCCTTGGGCGACGCGGTCAAGGTTTTGACCGTGAGCATGGATTTGCCTTTCGCCCAGAAGCGCTGGTGCGGTAACGCCGGCGTGGCCAATGTTCAGACCGTGTCGGATTACCAGACCGCGTCTTTTGGACAGGCCTATGGCGTGCTCATCGAAGGGCTGCGTTTGTTGGCCCGGGCGATTTTTGTCGTCGATGCCTCGGGAACGATTGTCTCTGTCCAGATTGTACCGGAGTTGACTCATGAGCCGGATTACAGCGCCGTGCTCGATGCCGTGAAGAACGCCCTCTAACCCGACAACTTCGCGAGGTCTGCCATGCTCGGTCCAAAAATGGAAAAGGCTTTGAACGATCAGGTCAACGCGGAGATGTTTTCCGCCTATCTCTATTTGGCCATGGTCGCGTATTTTCAGGATAAAAATTTGCCTGGATTTGCCAATTGGATGACTGTCCAAAACCAGGAAGAAACCTTCCACGCCATGAAATTCTTTCGCTACATCTCGGAGCGGGGTGGGCGCGTGGTCCTGGACGCCATCGAGAAGCCTCGGTTTGAGTGGTCCAGCCCGCTTGAAGCCATGGAAGCGGCCCAGCACCACGAGGCCTATATCTCCAGCCGCATCAATGATCTCGTCAACCTGGCCATCGAGGAAAAAGACCACGCCACCAACAGCTTTTTGCGCTGGTTCGTGGACGAGCAGGTCGAGGAAGAGGACAGTGTCAACGAAGTAGTCCAAAAATTGCGTTTGGTCGGCACGGATGGTGGCGGATTGTTCATGTTGGACAGGGATCTGTCCACGCGGGTGTTCACGCCTCCGGCGGCCTAGGCGACGGGGCGGAGCGATCCGCCCTGGATGCGCCCCTGGAACCGAGTTTGACAAGATCTTGGGCCGGGGCCTAGGACAAGCCTCGGTGATACAACTATCTGGCAGGGCGACCTGCCTTTTTTGCGCACTTCATGGAAAAAGTCTGGACACGAATCCTTCGCTCCTTCCGCTACGGCTACTTGCGCATCGTCCGGATCAAGGCTCCGGCCGAATCCATCGCGTTGGGGCTTGCGCTCGGGGTTTTTGTCGGATGCATGCCCCTTTTGTCCCTGCAAATGGTCGTGGCGGTTTTTCTGGCCCTGCTGCTGCGGGCCAGCAAGGTGGCGGCCGCTTTGGGGACATGGTGGACCAATCCCTTTAACTGGGCGATCGTCTTTCCCCTGTTTTATATGCTTGGGCGCGTTTTCGTGCCTGGCGAGGTCGTCCCCCTGGCCATGAGCGAATTGACCCAGGCGGGCTTGACGGAACTTTTTCAGCGTGGGGGAAAATGGCTGCTCATCACCTCCCTGGGCGGAACCATAGCGGGCATTCCTTTGGCCATGGCGACATATTTTTTTACCCTGCGTGCCGTCCGCATGTACCACAACGTGCGGGCGGTGCGACGCAGGGAGCGGCAACGTGCGGGGATTCGCAATGATTGAGCAGGCTTTCCGTGCCCCCAAGCGATCCTTGGGACAGAATTTTTTGGCCGACCCCAATATCTGCCGGCGCATCGTCGCCACGTTGCGTCTCGAGCCAGGCGATTCGGTTTTGGAGGTCGGGCCTGGACGCGGCGCCCTGACCCGTATTCTTGTCGAACACGAGGGGACGGTGTTGGCGTTGGAAAAGGACCGTGAATTGGTGGGATGGTTGCGCCAGGAATTTCCCGGGGTCGCGGTGGT
This window harbors:
- a CDS encoding thiol peroxidase, with translation MIRRENVVTFMGNPLVLLGQELRAGMPAPDFSVVDNDLGPVTLADCAGKVTVISAVPSLDTPVCDMETRRFNQEAQALGDAVKVLTVSMDLPFAQKRWCGNAGVANVQTVSDYQTASFGQAYGVLIEGLRLLARAIFVVDASGTIVSVQIVPELTHEPDYSAVLDAVKNAL
- a CDS encoding DUF2062 domain-containing protein, with product MEKVWTRILRSFRYGYLRIVRIKAPAESIALGLALGVFVGCMPLLSLQMVVAVFLALLLRASKVAAALGTWWTNPFNWAIVFPLFYMLGRVFVPGEVVPLAMSELTQAGLTELFQRGGKWLLITSLGGTIAGIPLAMATYFFTLRAVRMYHNVRAVRRRERQRAGIRND
- the clpX gene encoding ATP-dependent Clp protease ATP-binding subunit ClpX, which encodes MADRKKRTGKDLCCSFCGKTQDEVQRLIAGPEVYICNECIALCDDILKNDNRKEDLDSSDIPLPQEIKAALDDYVIGQDDAKKILSVAVYNHYKRIKYHARSKDDVELDKSNILLIGPTGSGKTLLAQTLARILKVPFAIADATTLTEAGYVGEDVENILVQLVQNADYDLEAAAKGIIYVDEIDKISRKSDSPSITRDVSGEGVQQALLKIIEGTVANIPPKGGRKHPQQEFIRLDTSNILFIVGGAFIGLEDMVKQRVRGSSMGFGAKVRSKDDDKTDSLLKQVHPMDLIRYGLIPEFTGRISVITSLTELTEADLVRILQEPRNALIKQYQKMFELEDVELKFTANSLKAVAGRAIKLETGARGLRSVMESIMLDIMYTLPSMKNVSECVINRAVVEEGKEPLLLFKPEAKSA
- a CDS encoding ferritin, with amino-acid sequence MLGPKMEKALNDQVNAEMFSAYLYLAMVAYFQDKNLPGFANWMTVQNQEETFHAMKFFRYISERGGRVVLDAIEKPRFEWSSPLEAMEAAQHHEAYISSRINDLVNLAIEEKDHATNSFLRWFVDEQVEEEDSVNEVVQKLRLVGTDGGGLFMLDRDLSTRVFTPPAA
- the clpP gene encoding ATP-dependent Clp endopeptidase proteolytic subunit ClpP, whose protein sequence is MVSNSVFVIENTGRGERMYDIYSRLLKDRIVLLGTPIDDHVANSICAQLLFLESESPEKQINMYINSPGGSVTAGMAIYDTMQYISAPVATLCIGQAASMAAVLLAAGAKGMRYSLPHSRIMIHQPMGGFQGQATDIAIQAKEIIRLRGELNGILSRHTGQSLEKVEQDTERDYFMSGEEASAYGLIDQVLASRKELE
- a CDS encoding endopeptidase La codes for the protein MSDAIVFEKSSPDAMILPVMSLREVVMFPKSIVPLFVGRESSIKAIEMALDKYDKKIFLVAQRDPAQERPTEDGLYEIGTISKVLQMLRLPDGTIKVLFEGLSRAAWDRDKGLMSLDEIQMVLATPVPDAGGSVLESEAIVRATHEAIDEYAQVNRKLAKETILAINSVQQPGRLADSVAPHLKASFDRKQEVLEIRNPVQRLERVYELIQEEIEIFSLEKKIKGRVKKQMEENQKDYYLGEQLKAIHKEMGRDFDPKADLEELEAKLKDKDMPDDAREKAMAELKKLRQTPPSSAEYAVLRNYVDWILALPWSVVRGVEIDLVEAQKILDGDHYGLEKPKERILEYLAVQALVKKLRGPILCLVGPPGVGKTSLAKSIARATGREFVRLSLGGVRDEAEIRGHRRTYVGAMPGKIIQSLKRVASNNPVFCLDEVDKMSMDFRGDPSAALLEVLDPEQNSAFNDHYLDMDYDLSSIFFITTANSLQTIPLPLQDRMEIITIPGYLETEKERIATDFLVPKQLEQHGLKPENLTLSKGAVLEIIRRYTRESGVRNLERELASICRKVARHLVEEKDMDKNVSISKTMLGSYLGVPKVRYGLREEQAQVGVTTGLAWTQTGGELLIVEVALMPGTGKIEITGKLGDVMQESAKAAVSYIRSRSELFGLKRDFHKEVDIHIHVPEGATPKDGPSAGITLATCLASALLDIPVRNDVAMTGEITLRGRILPIGGLREKLLAAHRGLISRVLVPKENERDLKDVPKAILKELEIVLVDNMDEVLCAALKDVTKESLFSGAADFTPVCRALHKEQGLPNTH